TATTGGCGGGTATTTTTTTATGGATTCCTGGTCCCCGCCTGCCACTGAAGCCCTTTAACAAAAGACGGCAACTGTGTATCCATATGATCCAGGGCGGAATAGATGTCGATCTTTTTTGTGATGCCGGATGGAAGCAACAAGGGAAGCTGGCGGCAAAGGCTATCCTGTTTTTCCAGGCCACCAAAGGTGATGTACACATTGAGACTGTCGTGCAGTACCGGAACCGCTTTTTTAAGTTCATGCAGCAGGAAGTAGTTGTTGTAATGTAAAGAAGGGCTTGCTGCAATATAATTCCGGAACCGGTGCTGTTTGCCGGCCAGCCGCTGCTGCAACGCATAACAGGTAAAATAGCCACCCAATGAGTGGCCCATCAATGTTTGTTGTAAGGTGTCGGTCCGGAATTGCCGGTCGAGGGAAGGGGCCAGTTCGTTGGTGATAAAAGACAGGAATTGAGGGGCGCCTCCGCTTACCGGCATCTCATATTCAGGAATCGCTGTAGGAAATGTATAATCCCTGTTGCGGAGCGAGTCCATTGCAGGGAAATCTTTGTAACCAATACCTGCCAGTATCACCGGAGGTGTAAGGCCCACCGCTGTATAGTTGTTGAGTATGGTGGCCATAATATCAAAGTAGAGATTGGCATCCAGCAGATACACGACCGGGAAACGGTTGCTGCTGTCTGCTGAGTAATCGGCAGGAAGATTTACATAGATGGTAAAGGAGTCCTTCACATTTTTTGAATAAAAATGCAGGGTATCTCTGGCTGAAGGCGGTTTTTTAAAATCCGGAGCGGTAGACCCCGGGGCATTACAGGCTATGACAATTAATGCCAGGGCAAGTAAAATCGTGTATCTCATACATGTGCATATTTAGGTTTTAGAATAGCAGGAACGTATGAAGTTAACAAAGATGCTGGCACTGCATGCATGCGTAATGCCGTTCGCGGATCATTTATAAACATTTTAACAGGGCGCTGCAAAAAGTAAAGAGGGGGCCTCAAAACACCGAAACCGTCATTTCGAGCGGAACGGAGAAATCTCATTATCTGGGAGTTAAATACAGGAGATTTCTTGGCTTCACTACGCCATGCTCGAAATGACGGACTTTTGAGGCACCCTCCTGGTTAAGGTAGAGTCATTACTGAGTATCAGGATGGCGTTGCAGGGGCTGATTTCCGGTTTCCCAGGTAAAGCACCAGCGCCATCATGCCAAACGTGGTTTCGATGGCAATACGGCGATCACCGAAACGCCCACACCGCCATATACGCCCCTGATGGAACTTAATGCATCGGTGTTGTTCAGTGTTATAGGGATAAGATGCCCGGCTTCCCGAAGCTTTTCGTAAGGGGTTTTACCATTCAGAGAAGAATGGGGTCTTTTGCGATTATAAAATTCCTGCTACTCTATAGCTAGCGCATTTAAATCCAGATTAATATCGAAAAGGGACCAAAACTCAACTTTATCTGTTTGCTGAGTTCTCTCTACTTTACCGTTTAAATGAGGGGATCTGGGCTTTATTGGCCTGTACTTGATAAAATGCTCATGCAATTCATATTGGAAGCCTTCGTTGAAAAATTCCGTTCCCCAGTCGGTTCGGATACGTTGAACTGGGAGATAAAAAGTGTCTAATATTTCACCCAAGAAGTGAATACTGCTTTCTGCTTTTTTATTAGGATAAACCCGAATGACCTTCATCCTGGTGCAGTCATCTATCGCCGTGAATTGATAGGCTTTACTTCTAACCTTGGTAACATCCAGTTGAACTCTTTCTCCAGGTATCTCCTTGCTATAGCGTTTGTAATCTGATTTCTTACGCCGTTTTACAATAGGCTTAACCTTGTGCTTAAACAATACTCGCCAAACCGTCATTGGGGAAAGATGTATATCCTTTCGAAGTAAGTGAATAGAAATTCAGGCCGCTCCCCGATTCTTTTTATTTCTCAAATTAAGAATCAAATGTTCAAGATCATCCGTAACCTTAGTATTAGCAAGGGTTTTAGGGTGTCTCGACTTATCTGGCAATCCTTGTTTTCCCTCTTCTTTATCCATCAATGAACGGTGGAACGAGCTATGCCACAACGCAAAGCAGTTCGCGTCACAGAATCTGATTCCGGATAGATCTTAAGCCAATTTTTGCGGGCCCTGATCTGTTGATCTTCTTTCTTCATAAAAAGATAGACCCATAAAAATAAGATATTTTTGTAGCGCATCTATTGAATATAGTACAGTCTTACGAGTCGCCCAATAAAAAGCACTATTTTCCTTTGGTCAACCGCTCAATATGATCATCAATTTCCTGTTCGGTTACGGCATCAAATATGGCTCCAAATTGGGCAAAGCTATAGCCCAGTGCGCCCAGCAGGCGATAGAGTGTAGAGCCTCTGATATCTGTTTTAGCGGTGATGGTATCAGAAATTGTGCCTTTACGGACTCCGGTGCTGCTTGATAATTTGTCATAGCTGTCATCTACCCCGGGATGCGGAGAATTACCAGACATACGATTGATTTCCTTATTTGCTGAAATAAGTTTTTGCAATGCTACCGCATATCTGCACTTAACCCGATACCATCCGTCTTCAACCATATGGAAAAAAACAGCTTTTAAAAATATTTTTTGTTACGGTGTAGCGTAACGGATAATTTTTCCCTATATTTACATCAGAAACGAAAGGCCTGTTGCTTGTAAAGTGTTAGTTGGCGTCTTAAGTTTCACTATGGCATTCCTGATGCGTTGATTAGATCTTCTTGTTATGGGCTTTCAGTTCTTGCTGCTTTTTTTGATACTCGATGAATTTTTTTTCATCGGCAGGATTAACATCATCAAAATAAGCAGCCAGTTGGCTGTATGAAATTCCTAGACCGTCGGCAATCGCAACCTGAGTTGACAATGTGAGGTTCTTTTTACCGTTAGCGATCAGCTGCATATGTGATTTTTCCATCCCGATTTCTAGGGCTAGTTTTGTGGGATTGAAATTTGTATCTTCCATTGCTTTATGTAATGCCACTGCAAACTGAAACGTGATCTCTTTTTTTTCTTTCTTATT
The sequence above is a segment of the Niabella agricola genome. Coding sequences within it:
- a CDS encoding alpha/beta hydrolase — translated: MRYTILLALALIVIACNAPGSTAPDFKKPPSARDTLHFYSKNVKDSFTIYVNLPADYSADSSNRFPVVYLLDANLYFDIMATILNNYTAVGLTPPVILAGIGYKDFPAMDSLRNRDYTFPTAIPEYEMPVSGGAPQFLSFITNELAPSLDRQFRTDTLQQTLMGHSLGGYFTCYALQQRLAGKQHRFRNYIAASPSLHYNNYFLLHELKKAVPVLHDSLNVYITFGGLEKQDSLCRQLPLLLPSGITKKIDIYSALDHMDTQLPSFVKGLQWQAGTRNP
- a CDS encoding helix-turn-helix domain-containing protein gives rise to the protein MSGNSPHPGVDDSYDKLSSSTGVRKGTISDTITAKTDIRGSTLYRLLGALGYSFAQFGAIFDAVTEQEIDDHIERLTKGK
- a CDS encoding DDE-type integrase/transposase/recombinase → MTVWRVLFKHKVKPIVKRRKKSDYKRYSKEIPGERVQLDVTKVRSKAYQFTAIDDCTRMKVIRVYPNKKAESSIHFLGEILDTFYLPVQRIRTDWGTEFFNEGFQYELHEHFIKYRPIKPRSPHLNGKVERTQQTDKVEFWSLFDINLDLNALAIE
- a CDS encoding helix-turn-helix domain-containing protein; protein product: MKAHNKKEKKEITFQFAVALHKAMEDTNFNPTKLALEIGMEKSHMQLIANGKKNLTLSTQVAIADGLGISYSQLAAYFDDVNPADEKKFIEYQKKQQELKAHNKKI